The following coding sequences are from one Actinomycetota bacterium window:
- the ilvC gene encoding ketol-acid reductoisomerase: protein MATIYYDKDSDPSIIRGRKVAVIGYGSQGHAHALNLHEAGVDVVVGLRPDSSSRAQAEEAGLQVMNVPDAAAWADVVMLLVPDQLMADLYAAEVAPYLKPGDALMFAHGFNIHFGFIHPPEEVDVVMVAPKSPGHLVRRTYTESSGVPCLLAVHQDATGGAHDLGLSYAWGIGGTRAGVLETTFKEETETDLFGEQVILCGGVSSLIKASFETLVEAGYQPESAYFETLHELKLIVDLLFEGGLSWMRYSVSDTAEYGDYTRGPRIVTDQTRAAMKDVLEEIQSGAFAKEWMSQARAGAPFLLERRVQDRDHLIEQVGRSLRQMMPFLDPKQPPE, encoded by the coding sequence ATGGCCACCATCTACTACGACAAAGACAGCGACCCGTCGATCATCAGGGGCCGAAAGGTGGCGGTGATCGGCTACGGAAGCCAGGGGCACGCCCATGCGCTGAACCTGCACGAAGCCGGCGTCGATGTCGTCGTCGGCCTCCGCCCCGACTCGAGCAGCCGGGCGCAGGCCGAAGAAGCCGGGCTGCAGGTAATGAACGTCCCTGACGCCGCCGCCTGGGCGGACGTCGTCATGCTGCTGGTGCCCGATCAGTTGATGGCCGACCTGTACGCCGCCGAGGTGGCGCCCTATCTGAAACCGGGCGACGCCCTGATGTTCGCGCACGGTTTCAACATCCACTTCGGGTTCATCCATCCCCCCGAAGAGGTCGACGTGGTGATGGTGGCGCCCAAGAGCCCAGGACATCTGGTTCGCCGCACCTACACGGAGAGTTCGGGCGTCCCCTGCCTCCTGGCCGTTCACCAGGATGCCACCGGAGGCGCCCACGATCTGGGCCTCTCGTACGCCTGGGGAATCGGCGGGACCAGGGCCGGGGTTCTGGAGACGACCTTCAAGGAGGAGACGGAGACAGACCTGTTTGGAGAGCAGGTGATTCTGTGCGGGGGCGTCTCGTCCCTGATCAAGGCGTCGTTCGAAACTCTGGTCGAGGCCGGGTATCAACCCGAATCCGCCTACTTCGAGACCCTCCACGAACTCAAGTTGATCGTCGATCTTCTCTTCGAGGGCGGCCTCTCGTGGATGCGATACAGCGTTTCCGACACCGCGGAGTATGGGGACTACACGCGTGGCCCTCGCATCGTCACCGACCAGACGAGAGCGGCGATGAAGGACGTGCTGGAAGAGATCCAGTCGGGCGCCTTCGCCAAAGAGTGGATGTCCCAGGCCCGGGCCGGAGCCCCGTTCCTCCTGGAGCGTCGTGTCCAGGATCGCGACCACCTCATCGAGCAGGTGGGACGCAGCCTTCGCCAGATGATGCCCTTCCTCGACCCCAAGCAGCCTCCGGAGTGA
- the ilvN gene encoding acetolactate synthase small subunit — translation MQIQHTLSVLVEDRPGVLARVSLLLARRGFNIHSLAVGPARDDGTALMTIVVEAPELEQVKKQLHKLINVVKIAELDPEQSLEREIMIVRVSAPSSRRGEVLEVAAIFKAIAVDVGPATIAFQVTGDSTKLRDFLNLVRPYGITDLVTSGRIAMAREVKNNSASLRAIG, via the coding sequence ATGCAGATACAACACACGTTGTCGGTGCTGGTCGAGGATCGGCCAGGAGTGTTGGCGCGGGTATCGCTGTTGCTGGCCCGCCGCGGGTTCAACATCCACTCGCTGGCCGTCGGACCCGCCAGAGACGATGGCACGGCGCTCATGACGATCGTTGTCGAAGCTCCGGAACTGGAACAGGTGAAGAAGCAGCTGCACAAGCTGATCAACGTGGTGAAGATCGCAGAACTGGACCCTGAGCAGTCCCTCGAGCGCGAGATCATGATCGTGCGCGTCAGCGCTCCTTCCAGCCGCCGAGGCGAGGTATTGGAGGTGGCTGCGATCTTCAAGGCGATAGCCGTCGATGTCGGCCCCGCGACGATCGCCTTTCAGGTCACGGGTGATTCGACCAAGCTCAGAGACTTCCTGAACCTGGTCCGCCCCTACGGAATCACCGACCTCGTAACATCCGGACGGATAGCGATGGCCCGAGAAGTGAAGAACAACAGCGCAAGCTTGCGCGCGATCGGCTGA
- a CDS encoding acetolactate synthase large subunit: MTKRTGAEVLITSLESEGVDIVFGVPGGAILPAYDPLYDSPIRHILARHEQGAGHMAEGYAWATGKVGVCIATSGPGATNLVTPLADALIDSVPLVAITGQVATRSVGNDAFQEAYTVGITMSATKHNYFVTNPDDIADAVHEAFHIAATGRPGPVLIDIPKDVLAGLTTNHTPQEIHLPGYKPKSEGHYRKAKEAVSLIASATRPVLYVGGGIIKAGAHEEVRRLAEAANLPVVTTLMGRGAFPDHHPLALGMSGMHGTYTATTAIQKADLLIAIGVRFDDRVTGDPASFAPHAKVIHADIDPAEIGKVRKADVPIVGDARRVLGQLLDEWGDREVPDRTSWLTVLDGWRREYPLHYDQQPDGPIKPQYVIEELYRLTGGDAILVSGVGQHQMWASQFWKFDEPRRWINSGGLGTMGFAVPAAVGAKAGMPDELVYAIDGDGCFQMTLQELITAATEQIPVKIAIMNNGAHGMVKQWQELFYSGRFSATLLGDKVDYVQLVEGMGCVGLRAQTPEEVAPVIEKSLAIDDRPVVVEFVVDPDEMVFPMVRAGGTNDEVMIGPDTIVKQDPNGIPRLDMQP, encoded by the coding sequence TTGACCAAGAGAACCGGAGCCGAAGTCCTTATCACCTCCCTCGAGTCGGAAGGTGTAGACATTGTGTTCGGCGTCCCCGGCGGTGCGATCCTCCCCGCCTACGACCCGCTCTACGACAGCCCGATCCGCCACATCCTCGCCCGCCACGAGCAGGGTGCCGGCCACATGGCCGAGGGTTACGCCTGGGCCACCGGCAAGGTCGGGGTATGCATCGCCACTTCGGGCCCGGGTGCCACGAACCTGGTCACACCGCTCGCCGACGCCCTGATCGACTCGGTTCCGCTGGTCGCGATCACTGGTCAGGTCGCCACCCGCTCGGTGGGCAACGATGCCTTCCAGGAGGCCTACACGGTCGGTATCACGATGTCCGCCACCAAGCACAACTACTTTGTGACCAACCCGGACGATATCGCCGACGCGGTCCATGAGGCGTTCCACATCGCGGCCACCGGACGGCCGGGCCCGGTCCTGATCGACATCCCCAAAGATGTGCTGGCCGGTCTGACCACAAACCACACGCCTCAGGAGATACACCTGCCGGGCTACAAGCCAAAATCGGAAGGGCACTACCGCAAGGCGAAGGAAGCCGTGTCGCTGATCGCTTCGGCCACGCGCCCGGTGCTGTACGTCGGCGGCGGGATCATCAAGGCAGGCGCCCACGAGGAGGTGCGCCGGCTGGCCGAGGCGGCCAACCTTCCGGTCGTGACGACCCTGATGGGGCGTGGCGCCTTCCCGGACCACCATCCGCTCGCCCTCGGGATGTCGGGCATGCACGGAACCTACACGGCGACCACCGCCATTCAGAAAGCCGACCTGTTGATCGCGATCGGTGTCAGGTTCGACGATCGTGTCACCGGCGACCCGGCTTCGTTCGCTCCCCACGCCAAGGTGATCCACGCAGATATCGATCCTGCCGAGATCGGCAAGGTTCGCAAGGCGGACGTCCCGATCGTCGGAGACGCCCGGCGGGTGCTGGGTCAGCTGCTCGACGAATGGGGCGACCGAGAGGTCCCCGATCGGACATCCTGGTTGACGGTCCTGGACGGCTGGCGACGCGAGTACCCGCTGCACTACGACCAGCAGCCGGACGGACCGATCAAGCCCCAGTACGTGATCGAGGAGCTCTACCGGTTGACCGGAGGCGATGCCATCCTGGTCTCGGGAGTCGGACAGCACCAGATGTGGGCATCCCAGTTCTGGAAGTTCGACGAGCCGCGCCGGTGGATCAACTCGGGAGGGCTGGGCACCATGGGGTTTGCGGTTCCGGCCGCCGTCGGCGCCAAAGCAGGCATGCCCGACGAACTCGTGTATGCCATCGACGGCGACGGCTGCTTCCAAATGACGCTTCAGGAACTGATCACCGCCGCCACGGAGCAGATCCCCGTGAAGATCGCCATCATGAACAACGGCGCCCACGGGATGGTGAAACAGTGGCAGGAGCTCTTCTACTCCGGGCGTTTCTCGGCCACTCTGCTCGGCGACAAGGTCGACTACGTCCAGCTGGTGGAGGGGATGGGCTGTGTGGGGCTGCGTGCCCAAACACCCGAGGAAGTCGCCCCGGTCATCGAGAAGTCGCTGGCGATCGACGATCGGCCGGTGGTGGTCGAGTTCGTCGTCGATCCGGACGAAATGGTGTTCCCGATGGTGCGTGCCGGAGGGACGAACGACGAGGTGATGATCGGTCCGGACACGATCGTCAAGCAAGACCCGAACGGTATCCCGAGATTGGACATGCAACCGTGA